The proteins below come from a single Panicum hallii strain FIL2 chromosome 7, PHallii_v3.1, whole genome shotgun sequence genomic window:
- the LOC112899548 gene encoding uncharacterized protein LOC112899548, giving the protein MVDGDIKPSMAWLYGEILKAKEEMRMAVGNVDKTRTATTSPPSLTVRISWMAFIAAVEIFYHGDYDKQNQVLNNNFHKFKDKVGHFAKKVAQAGCKDYDFSLAKWWSNYGTQVPTLQKFAIRILSLISSASGCERNWSCFEGIHTKKRNRLTCERVEQLVFVRFNHLHAKRKNKAKKNKKADPPVATDATFAQGWMVQGADEEGTDVEPVTGLTWKLIANTCGAEEVTKLRKSARLAHAREVEEEPKSDSDKEPINEEDIEFESDQDDVFTTGYEQEGEEDNDG; this is encoded by the exons ATGGTTGATGGGGACATTAAACCATCAATGGCTTGGCTATATGGTGAAATTCTTAAGGCCAAGGAAGAAATGAGGATGGCTGTAGGAAATGTGGACAAGACTAGGACTG CTACAACAAGCCCTCCATCTTTGACAGTGAGGATATCATGGATGGCTTTTATTGCAGCTGTTGAAATATTCTACCATGGTGATTACGACAAGCAGAATCAAGTGCTCAATAATAACTTTCACAAGTTTAAAGATAAAGTTGGACATTTTGCAAAAAAGGTAGCTCAGGCTGGCTGCAAGGATTATGATTTTAGTCTAG CTAAGTGGTGGTCAAATTATGGAACACAAGTTCCAACACTGCAGAAGTTTGCTATTAGAATTCTCTCTTTGATATCAAGTGCTTCAGGTTGTGAAAGAAATTGGAGCTGCTTTGAAGGG ATCCATACAAAGAAAAGGAATAGGCTCACATGTGAGAGAGTTGAACAACTTGTCTTTGTTAGATTCAATCATCTTCATGCAAAGAGGAAAAATAAAGCCAAAAAGAATAAAAAGGCAGACCCTCCTGTAGCAACCGATGCAACCTTTGCTCAAGGATGGATGGTTCAAGGTGCAGATGAAGAAGGGACTGATGTTGAGCCTGTTACAGGTCTCACATGGAAATTAATTGCTAACACATGTGGTGCTGAGGAGGTCACAAAACTCCGTAAGAGTGCAAGATTGGCTCATGCAAGAGAGGTTGAAGAAGAACCCAAGTCCGATAGTGATAAAGAACCGATAAATGAGGAAGATATTGAGTTTGAGTCTGATCAAGATGATGTGTTCACAACTGGATATGAGCAAGAGGGGGAGGAAGACAATGACGGTTGA
- the LOC112901005 gene encoding protein FAR1-RELATED SEQUENCE 5-like encodes MESYMAVIAEKAPPLQLSGAGTSMLSEIQTADGDEYFIQELEQENGNHILNNEPDDDLNECQEDTAEAEVDCDEDYFFPSPDEVEQARPPEVGMVFAMLEDAHRFVNVYGQVTGFVVFKGRNYKHKKITLQCNKSKKAKENEIRQRKRKRNAIERTGCPMSLTVKLVAGKWEITAVQNEHNHPLSNSPSLTRFFLSHKYMSEEERNFSRILQETKIKPAKIMQIFRKLRGKFKNIPVSKMAVSNLEQFDRLMKTENTDIESTLEHVRRLQKEQPGFYYTIKTDGDNTVRSIFWTDAQARLDYALYGDFISFDTSYSTIEYDMLFALLIGMNGHGKRTVFGWALLEDGRAETFSWLFRTFLDVMDGKKPNTILTHQDSDITKSIAEVFHTAFHRFDMWHVMRKATDELGSFMAHRVGMETEVTHLVTNSVATEEFEYGWQAMLEKYDAASNAHLDLMYQTRLMWVPVYFKHVFSPFTRSTGCSMSKNSIFKDYVQQNDTIETFISQYDIFQEEAVSIEDGDRFESTLKRPTYSTRHPIERHAAEIYTMGMFLRFQKELLDASAFNAFEKEKDIMYTVKKALDYEDAEFLRDSFSVEVDLKTNTFNCICSKFERDGIVCCHVLRLFTQFSINKIPEHYIKPRWTKKLREQELHKYCSEKIVSAVSQSTLRYAMIMNRMADSCATVSKDPDRSKIFLEEHERILQKLTDRE; translated from the exons ATGGAATCTTATATGGCAGTGATAGCAGAGAAG GCACCTCCTTTGCAGTTGAGTGGTGCTGGTACGAGTATGCTATCTGAAATACAGACTGCTGATGGTGATGAATATTTTATTCAG GAACTTGAGCAAGAGAATGGGAACCATATCCTCAACAATGAACCAGATGATGACCTCAATGAATGCCAGGAAGACACAGCTGAAGCAGAAGTTGATTGTGATGAAGACTACTTTTTCCCGAGTCCAGATGAAGTGGAACAGGCTAGGCCTCCAGAGGTTGGCATGGTATTTGCTATGCTAGAAGATGCTCATCGTTTTGTCAATGTCTATGGGCAAGTTACTGGTTTTGTGGTGTTCAAAGGAAGAAACTACAAGCACAAGAAAATAACGTTGCAGTGCAATAAAAGCAAGAAGGCAAAAGAGAATGAAATACggcaaaggaaaaggaaaagaaatgccATTGAGAGAACTGGCTGCCCCATGAGTCTGACTGTGAAACTTGTTGCAGGAAAATGGGAGATTACGGCAGTTCAAAATGAACATAACCATCCACTTTCAAATTCACCTTCGTTGACAAGATTTTTTCTCAGCCACAAGTACATGTCCGAGGAAGAGAGAAACTTCTCTAGAATATTGCAAGAAACCAAAATTAAACCAGCAAAGATAATGCAAATTTTCAGGAAACTAAGGGGCAAATTCAAGAATATACCTGTCAGCAAAATGGCTGTCAGCAATTTGGAACAGTTTGACAGGCTAATGAAGACAGAAAATACAGATATAGAAAGCACACTGGAACATGTCAGAAGATTGCAGAAGGAGCAACCTGGGTTCTACTACACTATAAAAACTGATGGAGATAACACTGTAAGAAGTATCTTTTGGACAGATGCGCAAGCTAGACTTGATTATGCATTATATGGAGATTTCATTTCTTTTGATACGTCTTATAGCACTATTGAATATGACATGCTGTTTGCATTGTTAATTGGAATGAATGGCCACGGCAAGAGAACTGTATTTGGTTGGGCCTTACTTGAAGATGGGAGAGCAGAGACATTCTCTTGGttattcaggacattcttggaTGTAATGGATGGCAAGAAACCAAATACAATATTGACACATCAGGATTCAGATATAACGAAATCAATTGCAGAGGTATTCCATACAGCTTTTCACAGATTCGACATGTGGCATGTGATGAGGAAAGCTACAGATGAATTGGGAAGTTTTATGGCTCACAGAGTTGGAATGGAAACTGAGGTAACACACCTAGTTACGAATTCTGTAGCTACTGAAGAATTTGAGTATGGTTGGCAAGCAATGCTTGAGAAATATGACGCAGCATCAAATGCACACTTGGATCTCATGTATCAGACAAGACTAATGTGGGTGCCAGTTTACTTCAAACATGTGTTTAGTCCATTTACACGATCCACTGGATGTAGCATGAGCAAAAATTCAATCTTCAAAGACTATGTCCAACAAAATGATACCATAGAAACTTTCATCAGCCAATATGACATCTTCCAGGAGGAGGCTGTTAGCATTGAAGATGGAGACAGATTTGAGTCAACCCTAAAAAGGCCAACATACAGTACAAGGCATCCAATCGAAAGGCATGCTGCAGAAATATACACGATGGGAATGTTCTTGAGATTTCAGAAGGAGCTACTTGATGCATCAGCTTTCAATgcttttgaaaaagaaaaggacatCATGTATACAGTGAAAAAAGCACTGGACTATGAGGATGCTGAATTTCTTAGAGACTCCTTCTCTGTTGAagttgacttgaaaaccaacaCGTTTAATTGCATATGTTCAAAGTTTGAGCGAGACGGGATAGTTTGTTGCCATGTTCTGAGACTTTTCACACAGTTCAGCATCAACAAGATACCTGAACACTACATTAAACCAAGGTGGACCAAGAAGTTGAGGGAGCAGGAATTACATAAGTACTGCTCAGAAAAGATAGTATCAGCTGTTTCGCAAAGCACCCTGAGATATGCtatgataatgaacaggatggcAGATAGTTGTGCTACTGTAAGCAAGGATCCGGATCGAAGTAAAATATTCTTGGAAGAGCATGAAAGAATTTTGCAGAAGCTGACAGATAGAGAATAG